Within the Dermacentor silvarum isolate Dsil-2018 chromosome 8, BIME_Dsil_1.4, whole genome shotgun sequence genome, the region gattTGATGTTAAACTTTACCTGGCGTGTACCACTGCTGTTTGCCTGCGTAGTCCGCAGAGCACACAGGAAGATGTGATTGCTTGGAGCGTTGTTGGGCGTCATTGTTCATAAGCTCAGAGAGggttcatcgtcgtcattgcctcacatggcacatagCATCGTGACAGAAGTGCTAAGCTTTAATTGAATTATAGGGCTCTACGCAATtcaattaattattataattgtgTATATGCATGGTATACACACATTCGTGGTCTACACCACCTTTCGCAGCGTAGCGATGAACCTCCTGTTCCACGTGACGCTTCTTTCGGGCTTGGCTGTCCTCGACGCTGATTGCACGttttggagccattttgctggcgcgaGTTTACATGCTCCTCCTGcgtacgtggccagcacgctgttgagacgccatcTCCAAGCGCTGTCTTCAGTCTacggacgattgtaatgtttacactatcacagccccatacgcgacctccacagcccagcacctgtATTTTTGTCGCGTAGGACCGCACTCACAGCACGTGTCATACGCACAAACAGGGGCGCCGGCCGGGATGCGTAGATGTATATAGGCTCCCTATAGGTATGCGCGGAGGGGAGCGCCATCTGGACGTGTCGCAAGAAACCCCGCGGCGCATGCGAGCAAGACCATGTCAGCGCCCGGAAAGGCAGGGAGAAGAGGCAAATaaatcttcgctgtaaaaacatgaAATAGGAAcatgaaaagcaagaaaaatgCAAGGTCTACAGAAGCTCTCAGACGTGTTTTTGAAATAACGCAGTTTTTTACTTATCGTGGTTCTAGATCTACTCACACATGTTAAGGAATCATATTTATGTAATGCCAGTCCCGGTGAACGTATCATGTGCAGGAAACGAAACTCAGTTTTTAGGTGCCGGCCTTCAAGAGTCGCAgatgttttaacagcggagctttttaagccgaccgttagtccgtccgtcgcggacaaataatgtgggccgatcctggcggttgtgaagaaagggtccaagcgcaatggcacatggcCCTGTGAATTAGCCAAGCTGAGCCTGTACCACTTACAGGCTCAATATACCACTTTCCTAACGCCGCCAGAATATACCTGAGCTGAACTCGTTAAAATACCTGAACATAATTTATCATGAACACTTCACTTGGCGCACACATTGAAAATATAACTtcaaaaaaatcaccagccctacccctgtcgagaaaatgggcatAAGCGCAGCCTGTCGTCTGTGTATCTGACTTTTGTCAGGGTAACAAAAGTTCACGATAAGTAACGGTagtaaaacataaacgtttattaaatgtatatatcgagggaaggaaacgtacaacgcaacggaaggaaaagttgcatgaaagggaaataaaagtagaaggaaagggaacgaaaagtatcACGAAAGAGAACGAActgtagtaggaaagggaagggacgTACTAGGTCAAGTATACACATGACAATccttgcttacccccattttctcgacaggggaagggctggtgattttctttctctcttttgttattcctttctctctctctttcgttctttctttctccctctctctatcactctctctttctttctctttctttctgcaccctttctgcaccatcaccaggataggcccacttttcagcgtgacaccaccaccgccgaaatttgtgagcctataaagcttcgcttaaaagcaggctggtgagcaagcaattggcaactacggcatctattctaggaacactagaggagagttgttcgtagaattcgcggaaaggaataggctgcgaataatgaatacattctccaggaagcgcagcagcaggaagtggtcctggaaaagccctaatgagaaacaaggaatgaaatagatttcatactctctgccgatcccagaatagtgcaggatgtaaaagtgttaggtagggtaaagtgcagtgaccataggttagcgaggtctagaatttctctcaatttgaagagagaagaGTAAAATAAgtaaagaagaaacaggccaacctagacgcagtaagggtaaaagcagaccaattcacgctggtgctcgcaaacaaatatgcagctttagaataggaagatgaagacaacatagaggtaatgaatgaaaccgtaactaggctgatctcagaagcagcaattgaagtgggaggtaaggcaccaaggcaaccagtcggtaagctctcccaagtaacacttgacttcagctaaccaagagaacaggctggcttcaggaagggatattctacgatgaatcatatccatgtcatcattcaggtaatagaaaaatctgcggagtgcaatcaacctctctatatggctttcaccgattataaaaaagcatttgattcagtagagatacccgcagtcatagaggcactgcgaaacCAAAGAGTacgggaggcatacgtgaatatcttggcaaatatctgcaagaattgcacagcaaccttggttctccacaagaaaagtagaatgttacccatcaagaaagggtcaggcaaggagacacaatctctctaatgctattcactgcatgcttagaagaagtagtcAAGCTCTTAgtgtgggaaggcttaggagtgaggatcaccAGCGAacatctcggcaaccttcggtttgtagatgacattgtcgtaatcagcaacaatgggggcaattacagcaaatgattgagtaccctaaccgagaaattgtaagagtggggctCAAGATTAATATGAAAAAGGCAAACGTAATGTTCAATAGTATTGCAAGAGAACAAAAAATatggatagccagtcagcctctagagtctttgaaggagtacgtttatctaggtcaattactcagagccgaccctgatcatgagaaagaaatttacagaagaataaaattcggttggagtgcatacggcaggcattgccaaatcctgactgggagctgaccattgtcgttgaaaagaagtgtacaatcattgcattctaccggtgctaacatattgggcagaaacttggaggttaacaaagaagctcgagaacaagttaaggaccgcacaaagagcgatggaaccaaaaatgttaggcctaacgttaagagacaggaagagagcggtgtggatcagagcaaacggggatagccgatattctagttgacattaggaggaaaaaatggagctgggcagaccatgttatgcgtaggatggataaccggtggaccattagaattacagagtAGATatcaacagaagggaagcgcagtcgaggacggcagaaaactaggtggggtgatgaagttaggaaatttgcaggtgcaggttggaatcagctagcgcaagacaggggtaattggagatcacaggcagaggccttcgtcctgcagtggacataaaaatataggctgatgatgaatcgatcattaatcaataaattccggaaaatgcagggatgacttggtagtgcttagcctagccgaaatacgtggccaataccttgcgatagccaatcggctagccaatcaatagctaatcaatcatccatcaataaattccggaaaatgctggggattatttggtagtgcttagcctagcccaaaagccaggactagctaggtgccgatcagctcggctgtctctttagcattgcgcctctcATGCATTGCGCCTGTTCATGCAGGCAATAAGCATCTACGACAAAGACTATGACGTGTAATGAACGATGACTAAATATATGGACGCGCATCTTTACGAACATGAAACACTTCTAAAGCAAATGTTTTGATGAGGCAAGACCACTTCTTGCATCTTGCTTAAGAGTTGTAATGCGCTCTGGCCATCAGACAacacagctttaaaaaaaaaaaaagcaccactaTAGTCCACCATCTGTGGCACCGGGTTGGCAGCTGGTCGAGCAAGCTCTACTCCCGTGTGCTTTTTCGAAGCAGCATATAAACAGCAGGCAAATAGATCCACCTATAAAGACGACGATTCTGAAGATGAAGATATGTGATATAAAATCCGCAAATAAAGTAAATTTTCTGCTGCAGGAAGAGATACTTTACTTGCGTGAACCAAAGTTCTGCAGTAACTTTAGCTCGAAATGCAAGCTAGAGGGATAAGTGTGTTCGCTTTGTCGACTTCATTCCAAGAACTTCAGTTTTTAAAGCCAAGCCTCATGTGCCTCTACGTCCCAATTTCCAGGTGCTGGCTGCTGCTTTCTTGTCGAAGATATAGCAATTTCAGCCAACGTGTATGCGCCACTGCGTGTGTGCCGCTCTTAAATGatcctctttgacgccaacttgggtcacggggtAAGTGCCACTGGGTTTGCGTCCGAATACACAAGTTGGGCCACTGAATATGCGCATGTAGGCATGTGCTAAAACAACTTGGGTTATTGGCCATATGAAACTGGGTATCTGCCCGAATAGACAACctgggccactgagtatgtgcaatTGAGGATGTGAAAATCGTCGGTCAATCCTCAAGaatgtgctcgtgccactgcgtatgtgtcCGAACAGACAAgcagaaaaaagttgcagtggcttagctcggctatgccaggatatacgtagcgttagcaaaggttcagctgattattcttagctttcctggttgtctagattgtcaaggattagcttgattgtcatgcttactgctgctccaatgacacacacgcggtatacgtattatgtggcacatgtattcattcctcctacgctcaaccgctaattgccaggcaactacttcgggatccgatgagtcaagcttctccgttcttctgcgctgttgagcagcatttgcgctctccttctccatggctataccacactggcaaacgccagtcagaagcgcagcggctccagcgcagtgtcagacggcgactgcacagcgagcgcgcgccggcgccagtgcgtctaccacggctacgacgtcactcctctggaatgcgcagaccggcggcggtgagtcgcgcgcggcggcggcggagagcGCGAGAGGTGACGGCTCCGGTGGAttcggtgcgcaagccgtgtgacatcactgatccttgcgcatgcgcagcacggctcttgatgtgccgcgcgaaacgggcttggctaggccagtgtagctaacgctacaaaagtggcaagaagtgaagaagtcggCAACAGAAAAGTGAAGTCGGCTATGAAGAAGTGAGTAAGTGGGTATTCGAAGCACTCGTATGTGGAGAAAGAACTAAAGGGAGCATAATGGGACCAGATCATGCAATGCGGGAGGAGCGTTGAGGTATACAGAGAAGTGAAGAACTGTGTGTGGCTGTGGTTGCGTGGGTGGGTGTGTGCGTGCCTGTGTACGTGCTTGAGTGCTCTCGTAAAAATGATTAATGAGAGAAAATACGAGCACGGAATGTAGTCCCTTTTAATACTAGTCACAAGTAGTTCGGCACATTACACTAGTGACATTATCTCTTTACCAATAGCTATTGTTCCCAAGACACAGAACACGCCGCTTGAAAGTCACATGTCAGTATGAAGTTCCACAAATGGCTCTTAAGTCGCTTTGGTGGTCGGTGACGTCTTCACCGTCGGCGTTAATGGCACAAGACTGGAAAAGATGGGACAAGAAGAACTTAGCAAAGCAAAATCTTTTAATGATACAGCAGAAAATAACTTATTGTAAGATAAATGAGGTAGGTACAGGGTTTTAAAAAAGGGGTCAAATAGGTTTTCGCTCGTAAGTGCAGTTTGCCATGAGCCAGCCGCTTTCTTTATTGTTTGCCTGATATCTTCTCTTACGAACAGTCCTAACACAcgaacgcacacgcacgcacgcacgcacacacacacacgcgcacacacgcacacaacacatatatatatatatatatatatatatatatatatatatatatatatatatatatatataggaaaatcagaagcacaactttgcGGTTGTCTTaagtttatttacccaacagtttcggtcggtggaccgacctttttcaagggatacaggaaattctcgcaacagtccttttatatcttcaggtagagaaagaaggcgccaactttctctacctgaagatataaaaagactgttgcgagaatttactgtatcccttgaaaaaggtcggtccaccgaccgaaactgttgggtaaataaacttAAGACAACCgcaaagttgtgcttctgattttcctaaatacgcttggcccattcaaaaatccagttactatatatatatatataatttgcgAACAGTCCAAGTTTTTTTTCATAGGCACGTAGACTTGCGGTGATGCTGTCAGTCATTATAGCCGCACCTCTGTCCGCCAGTATCAAGTTAGCATAACTGATCATTTTGGTACATTTTGTTCTCTTTGTCGTTTCGATTTTTCGCAAGGACAATCATATGAACCAGCTAAAAGGATTGCCACCAACGATGACCGAAATTATTGCATTGGAGTTTGCTGTTGCTTAGTACAAATTAGAGCActgggcttacccaaaagcccgggcccggcccggcccgggtagggcagttttttcatggcctcgggccgggcacggcatatgctttttgacccgggcccgggccgggctcggactttctggtggtgtgcatgtaacgtgcagcgagttaacCTCGCGCgttctcgactctgaaaaacctgttgccccggcgcagctggaagctagcagtgctccccctgtgtacttcccttttcttcttccgttgtattttgcgctgtttgaacaaaatTTAAAGTCCAGAAAGagcgaagtcgcctcaaaccaaaggatgccattgtattccttacctaaatcaatgtaattaatgctttcagctcggtgcaagcgcgttcgcgacttgcttaTTCTtaaaaggcgaattggtaaaacgatgactggtaagataattagTCAAGCGGcagaaatatggcactgcgtccacctatgattacacgcatgttctcaaccggccgcctagcagcagcgcattacgttgTACCATGGaggaacgcgaagctttctttctccatttactgcaTCAATGCGCTGCGCTCatgaccggtcgtggctgcgcttcggctatagtgtactagctagaatacagttgagtgggacgagcggctggggcggcgcatgctttgcagtgaggcgcccgacgcggaaaaatactgtggcggcgctgcggtagaagtggattgggccgcatcaaggtcgcccCGTTGGAAACTGCTGACGATATTGCTCGGCAGGTCATTCGTACTAATTAGCGCGCTCGCATTTgcattcagaccgctcaaatggtgttcacaattgcacatgacatgtatttatgccttaagaatacattccttttattctcttctttatttttttttcaatgccgctcggtgatctttttcggtctcgggccgggttcgggccgcgctcgggcctaaggtaaaggggtggcgggccgggcctggcgggtaacgtagattatttcagggcccgggccgggcccgggtcttgccataaaacttttggttgggctcgggtgggcagcccaacataaaaacgggcccgggccgggcccgggctgagaaaatcggcccgtgcagtgccctAGTACAAATGCCTGTACGTTATATAATCCCCGGCCTTAATAACGTTATCAATAAGTTGATAAGCAAACTACAATAGCCGGCGAGCAGACAGACTACTTTATCGTGCCCCATAGATTTTATCCTATATCATTTTCAATTTCTACAAAGTAACCTAATATCCCCAGCTTAATATTTCGTAGAATATCTTCCAAGCTTACTATTTCAGTTGAGTGTCAGGCGCCATCATTGCCTTTCGTCTGCAATAAGAAACACGAGTTAGGAATTGCATTTGAGCTTCATAAAGCAGATCACTGATTATAATTTTTTGAACTTACAGGCGTATCTGCCGCAGTcgtctgaaagaaaaaaaattgaaattaatATACATCAGTCATGTACTACACCATAAAATATTTGAAGTGTAAGCAAACAAGCTTCGCGGAAGCAAAATGGCGCCTTGCTGCCACCAATAATGCGCCAAGTAGGTCCCTATATCTTCCCTTATAGTCTTTATCGTGTGGCGTAATCGTCCTATTTAATCGCGGACCGATACTACATTTTCAGACGCCATAGTTCCACCTTCGGCTTTAGCAGCATCCAAAAAGAGTGACGTCTTTtatcgcgatagcgttaagggccccttgtcgctgaaaattcggtgtcggcgccggcgtaagcatcggcgtccgtggcggataAATTCATCCTGGACCACCTCGACCACATGGGCCTTCCATGTTACGCAAGCAGttagtgaataaaaattgaatttctcaaagtaaaatccgtcagaaaaatcgtaaaggaCCACTtcactacaacctacagacataatagcgtcggattgtaatctgaatgtacgagaaaacataattctgttacgaggaaactcaaacacaaaccccttttccagcatgtctaccataacaacagcggcgcgctcggttAGGTTACTAGCAAAAaacccatccagatggcgctagcctcctcggcagcgtaaaacagtagcggcgcgcagaggcgaaggtggagaaaaaaagaaaggtgcagtTGCCGGGAATCCTGACAAGTAttcagggatctttcaatgctaaagcgtcctccaaattttggacacgcgcgtccctcggagcaacagcaaacaaataataaaataataagaaaaggtcctagggccttcacattttgagatgccttatattgcccctgtaagaatgtgttcccagcaatgcatttgtgtttaaaggtgaagccgactttcaggggatcggtgtaagcttggtctttgtaagctggctttcccacgttgtatgttgcagtgaagcctactcaaagaaaatcgcgatgcgaacggggcccaataacgctttcgcgttccactcttaaaggcgaagcttaagcgtccgccaATTTTTGTAGCTGAAATGTATGTTTTCACCAACGATATTTAAGATTTGTGCTGTAATCGAAGGTCTGTCAACTAATTTCTCCTCGGCGATCTCCTATATGCAATTTCAGACCGCACACTCTTGAAAATCGCGCGCGTTTTCTTGCTGTGAACGCGTGCTAATTCTTATGCTTACTCACAGCCTTAGTTTCACAACTGTATTGCTCTTCGCCCAAGGAAGCCGAATGAATGGCACTATTCATATGCATATAAACTCAGCAGATCTGTTAAGTTCGTACCCCTTTTTAGCAGCGCAATTGCCTTCAGTAGTGTCAAGGTCTTTGGTTACACAAATTTCAGACATCTCTGGATCTATACTGCAGCTCTTGCTGCAGTGACGAACCGAACACTCTCGAGACTACACAACAGGAACAGTGATAAGTATTATTTTAGTCTTGATGGCATCCTAAGTTATATATGTACACCAGTCGCAGTTCAAGACAATACAGCGCATGCAGTTAAAATTGCCACGAAGTCTTATCCCCTTAACGCGCAGGCATTCATGCATTTTGGCAGTCGTGGTACGCTTGTGAAGATATGTACTCACTCTGCATCCTCGCTTCGGAGGCGCTCGTCTTCGTTGACGATTACTGCAGCCGCAATGCCCCTGAAATGGTGGCAGCGCGTTATTCGAACCGCTTTACATGCAAATCAGTGCGCAGAAATTTGTTACGCGGCAAGCGGGCGCGAACATGCACTTTTATGACGGTTTGAAAGCCGTATAATAGCGGCTCTTAAGAATTTGGCCAACGTGAGCACTCGGCTAGGGGTCACCGCCGTTTTATTATAAACGTATGCGCACTACTCCGGAATTGTACATGAGCGCAGAGCAGCTCATGCGTTTGATCAATTCGGGCTTACTTCACCTTGTCTCTCgggtgtttttgttttgtttattttttttgttccttttcgCGATACTGCGCGGTCTTTTATGCAAAGTGGTCCGCAGTAGCGAAAAATTGGTTAATAATAGTTAAGCTACCGCAGAAACATCTAAGCATTTAATGTCGTCATTGGAACCGTTTTACACATCTTCCACCATGAATTATCATTGTCTTATCTACACATTCGCGCACAGAATCTTTCTGTGATGAAAAGATTGAAAGTAGAATAACATTCCCGCGGCGTAAGAATTCACGtcgcaaaaaaaacaaaaaaacaaaaaaaaaaaaaacaaatcacgCCGGCTGCCTTTGCGCTCGATCGTCGTCGACTAGCCTTGCGCGCGTTCTGGGTCATGTAAGTGGCGTTCCATATAATTATCGGTATTCTTAATTTGATTCTTGAAAATAAGGTTGAACAGTGTTCAGGAGTAGACTTGATCTAGTGTATTCACGTTCACTGGGGCACACCTGTTATACGCAATACGCTAATGGAAAATACAAAACTCTAAGAGCATCTGAAAGATAATATTGCGCTGAAACTTACTTCTTGCGTGCTCTTTGCCTCTTGTGGATTTGGCTGCAACATAAAAAGATAACGGTTAGATGCACATTTCGATTTATTCAAAATAAGGAGGAAACGCAGTATACTTACAGGTCTTCGAATTTTGTGCTTCAGGATGTAGGAATAGATCAGGACAAAGATGTACTATATTGTAGGACAAGATTGGGAAAGTACATTTTCAATGGACTATAAATGCAAAAGAAAAGATCCCGGGTTTGACGAACGACGCTGGTTTTACATAACGTAAAGCTGAATTTATTTGCTCTATATTTCAAGCTGTTTACCTAACAGTGAATCAACCTAAACAATAAGGTATATGGAAAATACCGAAAGTACGATTTTCCTGCGTAGGGCTCAGGCGCATTGTCAAGATCAGTTTAgagcttttaacagcgaagctgtttaagccagccgtaatttgtggccgtggtagccatggcaacccggaggaagaggagaccgcgtgcatgcgcacacGGTCTCCttctcgccagctccctgccttcccgacccctgcctctcttctctccgcggcacgctgagccaggaaaaaaaaaacaaaggcgaaagcttgcactaggccgtgcaaagctcaagacacagcgaagctggccaattgctatcgagcggctagcctccaacgcgttcggcgtcggcaagcaacagcgttcttggcactgtgtcaaccttggttagcctacttacgtttgtggcatgccaggagcgctgttgctcgtaggcgccgacgcgtccagcgctagccacgcgaaatgtcgcgaaagggaacgtacctccgaaaatgatcgctcgataataccttcctacatgcgtagttaagttaaacaaGTAAAGAACTAACAGCAACCAAATTCATACCTAGCAATAGcggccagtaagcttcgctgtgcctaagctttcgCAACCGAGTACAAACTTGCcggatttttttatttcttttgatgCCTTTCGCTTCTTCTTGAAGTaaaaataaaatgattgattgatcaaTCGATCTGTGAACCGTTATCCGCGATATCACTATAGTGTGCAAACTGGGAAGAAACTCACTCGGGAGGTACAGGTTCACCTTCGTAAGTGTAGCTCTCCATGGTGTAGAGATACTTGGAAGCGGTCAGTGATATATAAATTCCGTACACGTAGATGCCAACGAGGATCATAATAGAAAGCCAGTAACCGTTCTATAGGGAAAAAAATTGAGATTAAGATTTTATTGCACATTAGTTTCACAAGGAAAATCACGAGGAAAATAAATTCGCAAAACTAGATAACCATTTTGAAGCGTTAATTTTCCTTTCTGAGGACTGGTTCAGGATTTTCTACAGTTCCATCTGTCGGCAATGATTTAGTAAGAATGGATAACTCGAAATGCTTGTCAGTTGCCACACGAACTCGTAAGCAATTAGGGGGAGCACCAGAAAACGGCGTACTAGAGGCAGCTGACGTGCAGTTTTTCGCGTTCATGGTCCACTTCCTTGAGGGTGCTTTCACACTGACCGAGATGCTAACTAACAGAACCCGCAGATATTTTAAAGGGCCACTGAGGTGACATTTATGAAGGGGTTACATCCTGTCAATTGCTGACGCTTTAGGTGTTAGAAGGGTCACTGGTTACTCAGCCGGCTGAGCTTCCAAACTCATTGCCCACTGTAACAGCGCGTTGAAAATTCGCTGCAGTGCCGGCAGATGACACTGCGTGGAGCGTTCGTCACATACTCGCCCATTCGTCAAATAATATTCACACATTTCTCATTTCGTACAGATCATACAGGATAGCTGTCTGTAGAAGTCAGGAATGCACCTAATATCTAGTTCTATCGCCCTCGTACAGTTCCAACTAGCAAAGCGTAATGTGCATCCTTATTTACCTAACGTCGTTAAACCCAAATATTAGGTGCAGGTATGTATGGATGTTCAATCTCTTTACGGAAATATACGCCCTTCGTCAGATACGCGGAAATGTGCAACGTATTTTTCCAAAGCCATAGCCACGAGAAGAGAGTACGATGCAACCTAATGCAATAGCTATTAAACACGAGTTTTGCCGTTTGCTCTACGAAGTGTTGCTACCGCTTTAGACGAAGCACGTTCTTTAGCTTTTattctaatcatcatcatcatcatcatcatcattataatcatcatcagcctatatttatgtccaccctgtgatctctaattacccctgtcttgtgctagctgattgcGATTTTCGcgtgcgaatttcctaacttcatcagccagcctagttttctgccgtcctcgactgcgcttcccttctcctggtatccattctgtaaccctaatggtccaccggttatccattctatgCATTACacgcctgcccagctacattttttttctcttaatgtcaattagaatatcggctatccccgtttgctctctgatccgcaccgctctcttcctgtctcttaatgttaggcctaacatttcttgttccatcgctctttgtgccgtccttgttctcgagcgtctttgttaacctcgaagcttctgccccatatgttagcaccggtacaacgcaatgattgtacagttttcttttcaacgacagtgataagctcccagtcaggatttggtaaggcactccaacccaattttattcttctgtaaatttcctttttatgatcagggttccctgtgagtaattaacctagataaacatacttctttacagactatggaggctgactggcgattctaaattcttgttctc harbors:
- the LOC119462035 gene encoding uncharacterized protein LOC119462035 — its product is MIDFVNGYWLSIMILVGIYVYGIYISLTASKYLYTMESYTYEGEPVPPDQIHKRQRARKKGIAAAVIVNEDERLRSEDAERLRQIRLRKAMMAPDTQLKYLVPLTPTVKTSPTTKAT